From a region of the Paralichthys olivaceus isolate ysfri-2021 chromosome 4, ASM2471397v2, whole genome shotgun sequence genome:
- the smim15 gene encoding small integral membrane protein 15: protein MIDVRAWAEYVVEWAAKDPYGFLTTVILALTPLFIASALLSWKLAKMIEVRDREQKKKQKRQENIAKATKRTKKD from the coding sequence ATGATTGACGTTCGGGCGTGGGCAGAGTACGTGGTGGAGTGGGCTGCCAAAGACCCCTATGGTTTCCTCACCACTGTCATACTGGCTCTCACACCTCTCTTCATTGCCAGTGCACTGCTGTCCTGGAAACTGGCCAAGATGATTGAGGTGCGTGACCGGgaacagaagaaaaagcagaaacgTCAGGAAAACATAGCCAAAGCAACCAAGAGGACCAAGAAAGACTGA